The DNA segment GTCGACGCGGGCGAACCCGAGATCGGAGATCGGCTGGTCCTGGGTCATGGTCGGTCCCGGTCTGCCGGGGGCGTCATTGTAGTATCGGACGCGCTATGACCAACCCAGCGGTCTGGATAGCCCTGGCCGTGGGCGTGGTGGCCCTAGCTGCATCGGTGGGCGTCTTCCTGTCCTACTCCTCGGTGCGCCGCCGGCTGCTCGTCCTTCAGGGCAAGGCAGGGCAGGCGGACATCCTCGAGGCGACCGCCCGCCAGGTGGAGCACGTCAACGTCCTGCGCGAGGAGATCCGCGGTCTCTCTTCCCACCTGGCCGCGCTCACCGAGGCGTTCCGCAAGGCGACCCAGCGCGTGGCCATCTACCGCTACGACGCCTTCGAGGACATGGGAGGGAAGCTCTCGTTCTCGGCGGCGTTCCTCGATGCCAACGGCGACGGTGTGGTCGTCACCTGCATCAACGGCCGCCAGGAGGCCCGGACGTACGCGAAGCCCGTCGAAGCCGCGCGTTCGGTCTACAACCTGTCGCCCGAGGAGGAAGAGGCGATCCGCCGGGCCCTCGCGGGACAGGTGGGTTGACGTGAGGTTCGGGTTCCTCGGGCCGCCGGGGACCTTCACGCAGGAGGCGCTCCTGCAGG comes from the Actinomycetota bacterium genome and includes:
- a CDS encoding DUF4446 family protein; protein product: MTNPAVWIALAVGVVALAASVGVFLSYSSVRRRLLVLQGKAGQADILEATARQVEHVNVLREEIRGLSSHLAALTEAFRKATQRVAIYRYDAFEDMGGKLSFSAAFLDANGDGVVVTCINGRQEARTYAKPVEAARSVYNLSPEEEEAIRRALAGQVG